The following coding sequences are from one Polynucleobacter sp. JS-JIR-II-50 window:
- a CDS encoding 2-isopropylmalate synthase: MSDKVIIFDTTLRDGEQSPGASMTKDEKVRIARQLERLKVDVIEAGFAASSEGDFQAISAVAAAVKDSIVCSLARANDKDITRAADALQAANAKRIHAFLATSPLHMAVKLRMSPEEVLEQAKRSIRFARNLAEDIEFSAEDGYRSEMDFLCRVVEAVINEGASTINIPDTVGYATPELYGEFIKTLRTRVPNSDKAVWSVHCHNDLGMAVANSLAGVKIGGARQIECTINGLGERAGNTALEEIVMALRTRKDYFDMVCGIDATQIVPASKLVSQITGFVVQPNKAVVGANAFAHTSGIHQDGILKNRDTYEIMRAEDVGWSANKIVLGKLSGRNAFKQRLQELGITVEAEADLNEAFTRFKALADQKSDIFDEDIIAIMSDSAAAEEGEHYKFISLSQHSETGERPKSRVTFRMGDKQISSEAEGNGPVDASLNAIEEIAKSGAEQLLYSVNAITSGTQSQGEVTVRLAKGGRIVNGVGTDPDIIAASAKAYLSALNKLHDPSQAKLNAQMTP, from the coding sequence ATGAGCGACAAAGTAATCATATTTGATACCACCTTGCGTGATGGTGAGCAGTCACCTGGCGCATCCATGACTAAAGACGAAAAAGTACGCATTGCGCGCCAGTTAGAGCGTCTTAAAGTGGATGTGATTGAGGCAGGCTTTGCTGCTAGCTCGGAGGGCGACTTCCAGGCTATATCTGCGGTGGCTGCCGCTGTTAAGGACTCGATTGTTTGTTCCTTGGCTAGAGCTAACGATAAGGACATCACACGAGCCGCTGATGCATTACAAGCGGCTAATGCAAAAAGAATTCATGCATTCTTGGCAACAAGTCCATTGCACATGGCCGTGAAATTACGCATGTCTCCAGAAGAAGTTTTAGAACAGGCTAAACGCTCCATCCGTTTTGCACGTAACTTAGCTGAAGATATTGAGTTTTCTGCAGAGGATGGCTATCGCTCAGAAATGGATTTCTTGTGCAGAGTAGTTGAGGCGGTTATTAACGAAGGTGCATCTACTATCAACATTCCAGATACCGTAGGTTATGCAACTCCCGAGCTGTATGGCGAGTTTATTAAGACTTTGCGAACCCGTGTGCCTAACTCTGATAAGGCTGTTTGGTCTGTGCATTGCCATAACGACTTGGGAATGGCTGTTGCCAATTCCTTGGCAGGCGTAAAGATTGGCGGAGCCCGTCAAATTGAGTGCACGATTAATGGCTTAGGCGAGCGTGCAGGTAATACTGCCTTGGAGGAAATTGTGATGGCCTTGCGGACCCGCAAGGACTATTTTGATATGGTGTGCGGCATTGATGCAACACAAATTGTTCCTGCTTCTAAATTGGTTTCTCAGATTACTGGCTTTGTTGTGCAACCTAATAAAGCCGTAGTAGGCGCCAATGCCTTTGCGCATACCTCAGGCATTCATCAAGATGGTATTTTGAAGAACCGCGACACCTATGAAATCATGCGTGCAGAAGATGTGGGTTGGTCTGCTAATAAGATTGTTTTGGGCAAGTTATCTGGCCGAAATGCCTTTAAGCAGCGCTTGCAAGAGCTGGGAATCACTGTTGAGGCTGAGGCTGATTTGAACGAAGCCTTCACCAGATTTAAAGCATTGGCTGACCAAAAGTCTGACATATTTGATGAAGATATTATTGCCATCATGTCTGATTCTGCTGCTGCAGAAGAGGGTGAGCACTATAAATTTATTTCACTAAGCCAGCATTCTGAAACTGGCGAGCGCCCTAAATCTCGCGTGACGTTCCGCATGGGTGATAAACAGATTAGCTCTGAAGCAGAAGGTAATGGTCCAGTAGATGCAAGCTTAAATGCAATTGAAGAAATCGCTAAGAGTGGGGCAGAGCAGTTGCTCTATTCTGTCAATGCCATTACTTCAGGTACGCAGTCTCAAGGTGAGGTTACCGTACGCTTGGCAAAAGGTGGTCGTATTGTGAATGGAGTGGGTACAGACCCAGACATCATTGCTGCTTCTGCAAAAGCCT
- the pssA gene encoding CDP-diacylglycerol--serine O-phosphatidyltransferase encodes MTTFRRRGRIDRSRLSQRRVTSLEDQWAEDLGDGIDYEVEELHPQKPRLRSKGIYLLPNAFTTAALFCGFYAIVNAMNHQFEIAAIAIFASMVLDGMDGRVARMTNTQSAFGEQYDSLADMVSFGVAPALVAYEWALKDLGKWGWLAAFTYCAGAALRLARFNVNTGVVDKKFFQGLPSPAAGALMAGFIWLADDNKIPVRDTAIPWITFFIAVYAGLTMVSNARFYSGKALDVRYRVPFGVMVLMILTFVLISSNPPLTLFGLFVVYSISGYVIWAWERLSGKRFS; translated from the coding sequence TTGACTACATTTCGCCGTCGTGGTCGTATTGACCGAAGTCGTCTCTCTCAGAGACGTGTTACTTCTTTAGAAGATCAATGGGCTGAAGACTTAGGTGATGGTATTGATTACGAAGTAGAGGAGTTGCATCCTCAAAAGCCCCGCTTACGCAGCAAGGGCATCTATCTGCTTCCAAATGCCTTTACAACCGCAGCTTTGTTTTGTGGCTTCTATGCCATTGTGAACGCCATGAATCACCAGTTTGAGATTGCGGCAATCGCTATCTTTGCTTCAATGGTATTGGACGGAATGGATGGCCGTGTGGCCCGTATGACCAACACTCAAAGCGCATTTGGTGAGCAGTATGATTCTCTTGCTGATATGGTCTCATTTGGGGTTGCGCCTGCTTTGGTTGCTTATGAGTGGGCTTTAAAAGATTTAGGTAAGTGGGGGTGGTTGGCGGCATTCACATATTGTGCTGGCGCTGCCTTGCGTTTAGCTCGCTTTAATGTGAATACGGGCGTAGTGGATAAGAAGTTTTTTCAAGGTCTGCCAAGTCCGGCTGCAGGCGCATTAATGGCTGGCTTTATTTGGTTGGCTGATGACAATAAGATTCCAGTTCGCGATACAGCAATCCCTTGGATTACCTTCTTTATCGCTGTCTATGCTGGACTCACCATGGTTTCTAATGCCCGCTTTTATAGTGGTAAGGCCCTGGATGTCCGTTACCGAGTGCCATTCGGTGTGATGGTATTAATGATCTTGACCTTTGTCTTGATTTCCTCAAATCCGCCCTTAACGCTGTTTGGTTTATTCGTGGTGTACTCCATCTCTGGCTATGTAATTTGGGCTTGGGAGCGTCTCAGCGGTAAACGTTTTAGCTAA
- a CDS encoding phosphatidylserine decarboxylase → MMYPHPIIAKEGWPYLALVGAVTLLVHYLGGIAWSWPLWIIFFFVLQFFRDPQRIPALGRDLVLSPADGRIVVVEKTNDPYAGREALKISVFMNVFNVHSNRSAVNGLVKEIQYFPGKFVNADLDKASTENERNAVVIDANGQVVTLVQVAGLIARRILCYIHVGDRLKAGERYGFIRFGSRVDIYLPLTAEPLVSVGDKVFATNTALARLPGLD, encoded by the coding sequence ATGATGTATCCGCACCCCATTATTGCGAAAGAAGGTTGGCCGTATTTAGCGTTAGTGGGGGCAGTGACTTTGCTGGTTCACTATTTAGGTGGGATAGCTTGGTCATGGCCTCTTTGGATCATTTTTTTCTTTGTTCTGCAGTTCTTTCGTGACCCACAGCGTATTCCTGCTTTAGGTCGTGATCTTGTTTTATCTCCAGCAGACGGCCGGATTGTTGTCGTTGAAAAAACCAATGATCCGTATGCTGGCCGAGAAGCGCTCAAAATCAGCGTGTTCATGAACGTATTCAACGTGCACTCTAATCGTAGTGCGGTAAATGGCTTGGTCAAAGAGATTCAATATTTCCCTGGCAAATTTGTGAATGCAGATTTGGATAAGGCATCTACGGAGAATGAGCGTAACGCTGTTGTTATCGATGCTAATGGTCAAGTGGTTACTTTGGTCCAGGTTGCTGGTTTAATTGCCCGCCGCATTCTTTGCTACATTCATGTTGGCGATCGCCTCAAAGCAGGTGAGCGCTATGGATTTATTCGCTTTGGTTCGCGAGTAGATATTTATTTGCCACTAACTGCAGAGCCGCTAGTGAGCGTTGGTGATAAAGTATTTGCAACAAATACAGCCTTGGCTCGTTTGCCTGGTTTGGATTGA